GGAAGGAACCACAGAGAgtccaaaacaaaacacatctttctcttcctcaccGCCACCATGGGCACTTTCCTTCAGCACATTCATTTATAGAACATAAAGTCAGAAGCCAATCATTTTGTCAAAGTATCTCAAATAGACCACCACTCAAACTTGGCAAAAAGATGATAGTTTCAAAGAGTTAAATGTAGGTGGACTACTTGGAGACATCAAATGCTAAGATTCCAGGAGCATTGAGGTAGCAATGTGTAGAAACATAACTTGGAAACAGTGTACCTAAAACTGAGCATCCTTGATTTCCCCCATGGACCTCAATTTCCAGTGACTAGTAGGCCTGAAGAGGCCAACGTGGTGCCAGACTTGGCCCCCTGCCAGGACCAAGGGGCATGTGCAATCTCCAGGGAGCCCCACCCAATGTGCAGGTGGAGACCTGCACCAGGAGTGCTCAGGGCAAGTGCCTGTGCAATTGCTTCCCTTGCACCAAGGGCACTGTCTACATTCTCACcctgtaaaaacaaaaatgtttctgtTGCCCTTACAAGTGACTACCACGTCACCACCCATGAAGGGCTGGTCCCTTTATTTCCAGCCACCATCCGGGGCTGCTAAGGCACTAAGAACCAATCATCAAAAACCCCCTGTGGAGAACTAGGCTGGGGACACTACCCAAGTGGCCCCAGAGGGCAGCCGCtgcaggtgccacctggctgtCTCCCTTTCCATGTCTCTCCTTTTCCATCTCAAGTTGTCCAGTAGCTGAGAGGCAGCAGCTCCATGCTCATCCAAAAGTGGCCCCTGGAAAGGACTCAAAAGGAAGATCTCAATGGGGCAGCCTCCACCCCTCTCCTTCACACTTGACCACCAGTGTCCACAACCAGCCGGCCATCACCCCTTGTGGACAAGGGGTTAAGGAGAACAGGCTGGGCAGTGGAGCCACTGCAAACTACACAGAATGGCAGAGAGTGCCAAAGCCAGGCAAGTTCActgtttaataaaaatgaagtgaCCTCTGAATCATCTGTAAGAGTAAATCACGCACGGGGAAGCAAAACCAGCCGCTTTGTTTTCTCGTAGAACGACGTCAAGGACAAAGACCATGAGGATTAGTCATCTGCCtgttcaaataggaaaaaaaaaagtattttcttaagACAAACAAAGGTGGGAAATAGTTTTTTTCCTCTAGGTTCACATGAAGCACTTAGAAACCAAATAAGCAAGGCTTAATAGCACAAAGGATCATTTTTCTCTCCAGCATGGAGGTCAGAgttaggctgagcatggtggggcAGGAGCTCCTGGAGGAGCAGGCAGCATATGTGCAGGCCAGCCCGAGGGACATCTTTTCAGCAGAGTCTGGGCTTCCCCCAGCTGCTCTCCTGCCACACAGCCCTTCCCTCCCCGCACAGCCACACGGACCCACCTGCAGCCGCCAAACATACCCGGCTCATTTGCTAGCTCCATCCTGGCGTGAGTCCACCCCTCAGCCTGGCTGACCGTCCCAGCCCTGCCAGCTTccctcctgccctgcctccccTGGGGTCATCTGTTTCCAGCACTGGGCCCTGTGCCAGACGAGGCTAAGCTGGGCCCCATGGTCACGGGAAGGCCCTGAGTCCTGCGTGTCATCTGAAGGAGACACAGGTCGGGCCTTAGCGGGAAATGCCCCCTGGTTCTGCTCCTCCTTCAACAGACTGGGCATCTGGGAGACTTGAGAGGACACAGAATAGAGCATTTTCTTCCACTAGTAGCCCGGCCCTGGAAAGCGTAGCAATGTGAGAAAACTACAGGTCTGAGGCCCTGGAGATGAGAAGATCTGGTTCAGAGACGTCCATGAGGTTCACAGGGAACCCCTGGGACCTTCCCTCGTGCTTGAGTCTGGGGCATCAGAGAACCCTGGCTGCTCCTGCACTTCCTAACCTTGGGGGCTGCCCAGGGGCCACTCGATAGCCCCAGAAAAGGATGGGCACAGTCGGTTCTTCCCTCTGCTCTCTATAAATCAAAAGCTTCAtgtgaggccaggcgtggtggttcacgcctataatcctatcactttgggaggcagaggtgggtggatcacctgaggtcagggcttcgagaccagcctggccaacacggagaaaccccatctctactaaaaatacaaaaagtagctgggcgtggtgacaggtgcctgtaatcccagctactcaggaggctgaggcaggagaaacacttgaacccaggaggcaaaggttgctgtgagttgaaatcgtgccactgcactccagcctgggcaacagagtgagactccatctcaaaaaaaaaaaaaaaaaaagtttgatgcAAGGTGGCCTGGGTGGAATAACTGAGTCAGCTGAGCCAGAACTAAGTGTGGTCGGCAGAGCACGAAAGAGTACACAAGCCGAGCCCCAGCGCTTTTCATCCAAGCACCAGGGGAAATATGCAAGTGAAGTCAGTGAGAGGCAATGAGCAATGGGTGGACACCAGGGGGACGGGGCTGTGGCTGGAGTAAGCGGGGTTTGTTTCATGCTGACCAGTGGTCAGCAGTCAGCTTCCGGCAGTAGAACCATGCCTAACAGATGTCTGGCTTTGGCTTGAGGAATCAGAGAATAGTCAGAAGGAGGACAGGATAGTTACCCTCATTTGTCGATAAATCCAGTCCGTGAAGACGGTCACATTCCCGTACACTCCTGGTCTGTTAGCTTGGGCACAGCCAGATCCCCAGCTTGTATCCCCGATCAGCCACCAGACATCGTTCTTCAAAGTGACCAGAGGCCCTCCACTGTCACCCTGGGGGACACGGCAAGGTACAGAGAGCAGAAAAATCACAATCCACTGCACACCACTGACCAGGCCTAGAggaggtgggggtgtgtgttGCGGTGTGAGTTACGAGTGACTGTGTGGGCTCCAAGTCTCCACCATCAAAGGGTGACGGTCACAGAGATGTAACCCCCAAAGAGACAGCCCCCACCCTGAATTTTAATCTGTACAAGCTGGTAGTTACCAAATAAATTGCtgttcataatttaaaatagtcTAAATACTTGTTTCTGTTCCACTGGCACTTTTACCAAATACCAGTTTTTCAGAGGGCGCGTGTGATTTGCTGTTTGTACTTGCTTCTGCCACCAGAAGTGTTCACACTGTTTGTGGCCATCACTTCCCATGACTGCCCCGAGCTGGCTCCATGTCACTGCGGAGGCTCTGCTGACcccaagaatgccctctctctcATGAGGGGTTCAGTAGGATCTGGTAAGGGTCAAAGGTAGAATAAACATGTTGAATTACCTGGCAAGAATCAACGGTCCCCTGCAGGAAGCCGGCACAGATCATGGCTGGTGTGATCAGGCCGTCGTAGACGTATTTGTTGTTGCATCTCCGCGGCTCAATGAGAGGCACCATGGCAGCGTTCAGCACGTCTGAGGTCTTCCCTAAGGACAGGGAGACTTGTTGAGCTCCCAGTGTTGCCAGCAGCTCTCGCAGGGAGAGCACACTTCCCTCCCTGAGACCCGCACACACACTACACAGATGGTCACAGCTCTCTCTCCAGCCCTGCCCCCGTCAGCTCATCCTAGCACCAAGCCCTCTCCTGGGAAACCTGGATTCTCCTTACAACTGGCAGTGCCTGTGCTGAGTGCAGCTCTGGAGTTCAGCTTCAGGGAAAGAACTTCCAAGTTCTGAAACCACAGGGCTCTATCAGTGCCGTGGAATCCCCCTCTTATTCACCAAAGGCTTGGTTCTGCCGAACCAATTTCCCGCTCCTCACTGAACACTACCCAGGACACAGGCTCCCGTTTCCCCTCTGGCACGCACACACCCTTCTGGAGCACAAACAACCCTCCCTAGGCCGCCTGCTTCTTGGCTCCCCTGCACATTAGAGCTTCTCAAGACACGGCCTGCACTTGCTACCTCTGCATTTCCCACTCTCGCTTCGCCTCCCCTTGGGTATCTTCTGGGCACCATGGGCTTAATGTGCAAAACCAGAACCCTCCATCACACCTTCTCCCACCCCAAATCTCACCAACCAATATTCCCTGGCTTGGAAGATGGCACCACCCGCCACCCTGGGACTTCAGTCACAGAGCAGAAAGCCATCGTCCCTgacttctcactctctctcccacaGACGTGCAACCCATCAGCAAGTCTGGTGGCTCTAGCCCAAATGTACCCTCATCTCTCCACAACCATGCCCACACTCTGCTATGAGCTGCCTTCCTGTCTCAGGGAACCACAGCAATGGACTCGTCACCATGATCCTCATCTCCATCTATTCATTCCCACTCCCCGCACAGCTGCCAGATCATGGCACTCCCTGGCTCACGATCTCGCTACCTCAAGCAGACGAGAAGCTAGTGTCTTCACCATAATCCACAAGGACCTATGCAATCTGGCCCCAGCCCACCTCCTTGGCCCCTTGACCACACCTTAAGATACATGCACTAGCCTTTTTGATGTGTACACATTTCTGCCATTTGAGTCtcagctcaaatgccacctcttccgagaagccttccctgaccaccccttCAAAGTAGCCGGGACCTTGCTCCCCACCCTCAGATATTTGGAAGTACCTCGCTCAGTTGTTTGTCTTCTGTCTGACCacacctgccccccacccccggcccccaCATCCACAAGAGAGGTAAAGCTCCTGACAGCAGAGATGTTTGTCTTACTCTGTTCACTTCTGCATTCCCGGCACCTGAGTAGCACTCAGCCCGCACTAGGTGCAGGTGTGCACACATATTTGTCGCTATTCCCTTCATCTTGGATTCCATGAGGCCTTTTGCCCAGCTTGTGGCTTCACTGCAGTAAGTTTCTGCTGATGAGGAGCCAGGATGCCCCCCACTACCTTCCCTGATGCTCCCCCCAAATCACCCAACCTTTGTACTTTCCCCTGTTTGAACGGATTTGCTGTCTGTATGGCCTAGACGCTTTTGAGAAGGATGTAAACAATATGTAAAATGAACCTTTGTGCCTGCCACTAAGCTCTTCCAACCCTCCATAAAAATGAAGCAGCCAGGCTCCCTTCATTTGAAAGACTGTCAGAGAGAAATGCAGACTGCAACTGAAGGGGGCCTAGAGAGCCTCTCTCTGTGATTATCAGGGCAGAGGACAGGTTTAGATGTGGCCACCACAGGTCCAGGATGCCCGTCCTCACCAAGCCCCTGTCACTCAGCCATGGAGGCCTTGGTGGGATCTCCAGGGCAGCTCCAAGCTCACAATGGGTGCAACACAGGAGATCCTGCACCTCTAAACTCGTATGACCCAGATACTTCAAAAGCCATTCCACATGCTGCTCCGTGTGATTGTAATAAGAACACAGTGTATTAGGTAGAGTGGGCAGGATTTCTCCCATTtagcagatggagaaactgaggcacaaggacTGGGGGAATCACCCAAAGTCATCCAATCATTGAGTAGTAGAACTGGGATTAAAACCTGGACCTCCCACTTCCGAACCCAATGCTCCATCTGTGGGCCCTGCAGTCCTATATGCCCAGGAGCCTCACCTTTCTCCTGGGTGGCCCCCCACCCAGAAATCCAGCAGTGCTGTTCCGGCTCCAGCATCATGCCTGGGTTGGGCAGACATACTGGTTTCACCACCTCtgttttaagaagagaaaatacagtGAGCCAGGCTAGTATCACCCAAGGCCTCAGGCTATGTCTCCACCTGGCCTTCCCACATGCAGGCTGCTGGGCCTGGCACCCCGGCCACCCTGCCCAGAGGACCCTGCATCCCAACAAGTCCCACATTTTCACTTTCTCCCCTTGCCAGACCCCTCCTTCTGGCAGGCAAGAAGTTATGCTACTTATAAGTAGAATTATTTGCTAACTCTGCTATAAGAGGAATTATTTGCTAGCTCTGCTTCTAAAATTACACACTCCAGGTGACCAAGAGGGGAAGGACACACAGGAGGCAACAGCCAAAAAGCCGATGGAGTCAGCTTTCGCCCCAGAGGCACCACACCGTTGCTCATGTGTTCGCTCTTCTATATGTGAACCATTTCCCAGTGTGAATACAGACACGTTGTAGGGAGGGCTGAGGTTTTGCTGCTTCTCTATCCACACGGGCCTAGAACATTCCAGACCACTGGATGGACCAGAGTGGGACCGAATAAGAGGCTAAGAGAAAGCATGTTTGTCCTGAATTAAGCAActtggttttaaaatgtatctttaaaaatcaagGATCTTTACACATCTCAATAGTAGTTCTCAACTAGAAGTGACTTTGCCTCAAAGGGGATGTTTGGCAATGTCAGCAGACAACACTGGTTGTCACAACTCGGGAGCTGCTGGCCTCCAGTGGGTAGAGGctggggatgctgctaaacatcctacaaggCACAAGAGAGCCCCAGAACAGAGAACCACCTCAGATGTCAAGAGTGCTGCAGTGGGAAAGCCCTGTTCTAGCCTTTTCCACCCCTGGCTTGAATCATCAACACTCAGTACAGTACAGAACAGATGTGGTGGCTGCTGCCTCCCCCAAAATGCGGCAGGTGCTCTTAGCCTCTGTGAGCCTCTCCCACTGGCCACCCACTGCACACCACCCTCGCTCAACGCAAATGCCTCCCTTCCATTTGGCACAGCACAAGTGTCATTTCCAATCAACATCTCCTTAAGATTCTGCCAACTTGCTTGCCAAGCCTGAGCCACGTGTACCATTGAAAGTCAGAGGCGTATGCAGCTTCATCAGCGCAATGTCATTGTTCTTGGTCTTGGAGTCATAATTTGGATGAGAAATCACTTTTTCTACTCGGTGTCCTTTTTCATAGAACATGGAAGATTGTCTCAAAGTCCCCACAAATGCCGTCCATTGCCACGGACTGTTAAGAGGTCTGGGAGAGAAGAAGGACTCAGTATCTCAGAGCCACAAACACGGAGCTCTTGGTGGATGAACTTCCAACATCAGAAGCTGGAGGCAAGACACCCAGAGGCGGGATGATTCACCAAAAACCTCACAGGGAGACAGTGGAGGAGGGGCTTGgcctccccttctcccccacGCTCCCTCCACTCCGACTCCCCGCCTCAGCCCCCGACATCATCCCTCTTTCTGGCTCTTGTGTCACCGTGGAGGAATCTGCAGCACCCACCATGGGGCCGACATCCCTCCCTGGGGTTTCAAGGCCATTTCTAGCAGGACTGGCCCTTATTTTCCTTTGTATGCCAAAGcatttcctggcacatagtaggtgcttaataaatgggTACTGATGAACAGACTTGAAGTCCAATATCAATCACACCATTTCCTTTATCCAGGTGTTTCCCTCTTAAGATAATCCCAGCTCCTAGTGGACCCAGAGCATTTGGGAGTATGAAGAGGGGGAGAGAAGGGCGCACCCTTGGGTAACAGCCCTTGAGAGAAACCCAGCTCCTAGAGGGCCCAGAGCACGCGGGGGTGTGAAGATGGGCAGAGAAGGGAGCACCCTTGGGTAACAGCTCTTGCTTCCTTGACCTTCATAACAGCCCGAGAGAAGAAGGGCATGCCCATCTTATAGCTGGATGCACCATGGGTCAGAGACGTTGAGTGAATCATCTAAGGCCACGCAGCCAAAAAGGGCTGGGCCAAGAGTCAAACCCAGTTCAGCCTCTCTCTAAGGCAGAAAAATACTCTCTCTAAGGCAGAAAAATACATCCGCTGAGTAAGGCCTCCTCCAAAGCAGCATGTGACCAAAAGCACTATGTGTTTAAGAAAAAGGGGAGGGGTTGGTAGCTTCCATAAATGCTAACACTGTCACAGCTAGCCTCACCCCTACCTAACCCTTTGCATGAGCAATGCTGTGGCCAAGAACACTTAACCCCAGGGACCTTCCAGCAGGGCAGCCTGAGGCCCCTGAGCCTGTCTGAGTGTGTCCTCTCCTGGGACTAGTGTCCCGGAGAGAGGAGACCTCAGGGGGCGGGGGCTTCACTCAAGGGCAGGACAGAGCTCAGAGGACAGCGGCTGGAAGGAACGCTGGTCATGGTGACATCGTGGAGAATGTTCCACCTGCACCCTGCGTCCCGCGTGCAGGGGACACTCAGTGCATACGTGCTGAAGGACGACACAGCCATGCGCTGCCTGGCATGAGTGCACCTGGTGCCCCACAAGCCTAGGAAGCAGGCGCAACACTCTCCCCATTTAAACACAAGGACGCCCAGGCTGCAAGGGTTGAGaccctgctcaaggtcacagggTGACTGGAGGCCAGCCCGGAGACCCCACCCAGCCCGCGCCGCCCCTGGCATACTTTTCCACGCAGTGAGCAGCTGTCACGATCCACTCGGGGGTGATGATGGAGCCTCCGCACACATGGATGTTCTGGACGTGCAGACTGACCTGCCAGGGCCAGGCCCCCAGGAGCGCGTTCTGGCCGCCCACGATCCTGCTCTGGCGGTTTAAGTTTGAGCGGACCCCACAAGCTGAGGAAGACAAACAGGAGGCCAGTGGGGTGAGATCAGCAGAAGCCGCCCAGCCACCCAGCGCCCTCCCCTCCCGAGGGTCTCCCAGGCTGCAAGGACAGGGCAGATGGCAGCGGCACCACTGCTGGGGGCAGACTCAGGGGGCTCCTGGGGGTCTCCTGGGACCCAGGTCGGGGTGTTCTGGATAACAAGGCCCTGGGGACTCCTTGAGTCTTGGAGGCACTGACACCACTCAAGGGCCCCAGATTCTcatacaaagaaaaggaaaatgggagGGGCAGGCTGGGAGTGAGGGGGTGAGGAGACGAGGGGGTGAGTGAGATGGTGAAggggtgagtgagtgaggaggTGAGTGAGgaggtggggggtgagggggtaATTGAGAGGGTGAGGGGGTAATTGAGGGGATGAGGGGATGAGTGAGGGGGTGAGTGAGGGGTGAGGAGGTGAGGGAGTAAGGGGTGAGTGAGGGGGTGATGGGGTGAGTGAAAAGGTGAGGGGGTGATTGAGGAAGTGAGGGGGTAAGTCAGGGGGTGAGGGGGTGAGCGAGGAGGTGAAAGGGTGAGTGAGGGGGTAAGGAGGTGAGTGAGGAGGTGAGGGGGTGAGTGAGGGGATAAGGGGTGAGTGAGGGGTTGAGGGAGTCATAGAGGGTGAGTGAGGGGGTGAGGGGTGAATGAGGGGGTGAGGGGGTGAGTGAGGGGGTGAGGGGTGAGTGAGGGGGTGAGGGGTGAGTGAGGGGGTGAGGGGgtgagtgaggggatgagggaGTGATAGAGGGTGAGTGAGGGGGTGAGGGGGTGAGTGAGGGGATAAGGGGTGAGTGAGGGGGGTTGAGGGAGTGATAGAGGGTGAGTGAGGGGGTGAGGGGGTGAGGGGTGAGTGAGGGGGTGAGGGGGTGATAGAGGGTGAGTGAAGGGTGTGAGGGGGTGAATGAGGGGGTGAGGGGgtgagtgaggggatgaggggtgAATGAGGGGTTGAGGGAGTGATAGAGGGTGAGTGAGGGGGTGAGGGGGTGATAGAGAGTGAGTGAAGGGGTGAGGGGTGAATgagggggtgaggggtgagggggtGAGTGAGGGGGTGAGGGGGGTGAGTGAGGGGGGTGAGGGAGTGAATGAGGGGTTGAGGGAGTGATAGAGGGTGAGTGAAGGGGTGAGGGTGAGTGAGGGGGTGAGGGGTAAGTGAGGGGGTGAGGGTAGTGAGTGAGGGGGTGAGGGGTGAATGAGGGGTGAGGGGTGAGATGGTGAGTGAGGGGGTGAGGGGTGAATGaggggtgagggggtggggggtgagggggtgaGTGAGGGGATAGGGGTGATGGGGTGAGGGGGTGAGAGGGTGAGTGATGGGTGAGGGGTGTGAGGGGTGAGGGGGTGAGGGGTGATGAGGGGGTGAGGGTGTGAATGAGGGGGTGAGGGGTGATGAGGTGAGTGAGGGGGTGAGGGGGTGAGTGAGGGGTGTGTGAGGGGGTGAgtgagggggtgggggggggggggtgggggatgaggggGGTTGGGGGGGTGTAGGGGGTGAGTGAGGGGTGGGGGTGTGTTGAGGGGGTGGGGGTtggtgggggtgtgggggtgtggggggtgtggtggggatgtgggggtggtggggggttgAGGGGTGTTAGAggtggtgggggggtgggggttggatgtgggggtgagggggtgtgtgggggtgggtgaggggtggggggtgtatggggggtggggggtgggggtgggtggggggtggggggtgggtgggggggtgggggttggtGGGGTTGTGGGTGTGTAGGGGTGGTgttgggggtgaggggtgagTGAGGGGGTGAGGGGTAGTGAGGGGGTGAGGGGTGAGTGAGGGGGTGGTGGGGTGAAGGGGCCTGCTGCCTTCCCTGCTTCCTGTGTGCGAGTGTCTTCTCCACCAGGAGGTGAGTACATGGGCAGAGGGCAGGGCGGGTACTATGTGCCCTTGGAGCTGTGCTGGACCCCAACTCAGGACCTAAAGAAGACCTGAGCCAGCCCTGCTGGGATGACTGTGTCAGCGCCTTCCAGCTCTTCAAATGAAAAGCTGAGCTCAGGGACCACGGCCCACAACAGCACTGGGCCATCCCAGAGGAGGAGAGCGATGGCGGCTTCCACATTTGCAAACGGTTTGGAAACTGTAAGCACTCAAACACGGAGATGGGGACAGCCAAGTCTAAGCCACTGTCCAAATTCAGGAGAGAAGAGGCAAGAGCGCTGTTGTTCTCCGGGTTTGTCTCTCCTCCCAGGTCCCACTGGCTGATGGGTACGTGGTGGCCACACCATGGTGCTGGACCACAGCCCTGCAGAGCTCCAAGTCCACATTAGGTGGCTGCCAGGGCTCACTAACGCCACCCCCTTCACTTTCTGGAGAAAGAGACCTGCGGCGCCTCCGGCTCGTGGGTGGCATAAAGCATAGGGCTTTGTCAGCTTCCTCAGTGGGCCTGACCTCAGGGGGTGTCCCTTGGACCCAAGGCTGAAGGTGTCTGCAGGCCATGGAAATCCAAACCAAGAGCTCCTTGGAAAGAGCGAGAGGCCGCTGGGCACATCCCAACCGTTGACCCACCTTCTTCTTCCCACGCCCCCAGAGACACAGGGAGTACTGTTCTGAAAGTAGAGAGCATTTCCTAGTTAGAAGTATCAAAAGGGGGACTCCAGATGAACTTACCTATACAGCGTAAAGAAACCACTGCTTTTGAAGAACAGGCATCACTACAAAAAGAACAAGGGAAATTCTGGTCACGATACTGAGGAGTCACCTGCCTCTCGCATGCTCAGAAATCAGTCATTTCTTCTGATGTTCCCTCTCCTGTCTTCTGAGACGTAGAAGGGTCCTGTGATTTACAACCCCAATAAGGTAAGTAAATCCATATAGGGACAGTGGCAAAGACCGACATTGAGCCAAAGTATGCAGCTCATAtcccactgtgtgaccttgggcaagttactcaacctctcttaAAATTGTACCAACTCCTAAGGTGGTTGTGAGGGTAAGCATACGATAatgctagtttttcttttctctttggaatTTAAAATCATCTTCTAATTTGTAAGGAAGACATTTGGAAACTTCTGGCTCCTATGACTGCTTTACCATTTGTAGTGTTGAAGGCAACATAACCAATAATTTCCCTAGAATTAGAAGAAACATAAGAGTTTACTCCTTTGGGAGTCAAACATCCCAGGTTATGGATGAAGAGGAAGTCATTCGTGCCTTCTGTCCTTCAGTGAATTCCCCAGGCTATGCTGAGAAGGAAAGTCACAGCCCGTGGCGTGCAGAGCTGGCCCACCCTGACAACTGGGCCGTGTGCTCTGCGGAACATAAACAATTTCCACTGAGCATCAATATCGGACTAGGCTTCCCATGTCCGAGATGGGGCCAGACACAAGGAGCCTCCTCTGAAATGATGTCTGAACAGACAGAACAGGAACCTGGGGTCAGAACCACAAAATCACGACCTGAACTCTCCTCCTATCCTGGCTAACTTGAACGATGGACGTTTCTT
The nucleotide sequence above comes from Macaca nemestrina isolate mMacNem1 chromosome 4, mMacNem.hap1, whole genome shotgun sequence. Encoded proteins:
- the LOC105472601 gene encoding transmembrane protease serine 2, coding for MALNSGSPPGVGPYYENHGYQPENPYPAQPTVAPNVYEVHPAQYYPSPVPQYTPRVLTHASNPAVCRQPKSPSGTVCTSKTKKALCVTMTLGAVLVGAALAAGLLWKFMGSKCSDSGIECDSSGTCISSSNWCDGVSHCPNGEDENRCVRLYGPNFILQVYSSQRKSWHPVCRDDWNENYARAACRDMGYKNSFYSSQGIVDNSGATSFMKLNTSAGNVDIYKKLYHSDACSSKAVVSLRCIACGVRSNLNRQSRIVGGQNALLGAWPWQVSLHVQNIHVCGGSIITPEWIVTAAHCVEKPLNSPWQWTAFVGTLRQSSMFYEKGHRVEKVISHPNYDSKTKNNDIALMKLHTPLTFNEVVKPVCLPNPGMMLEPEQHCWISGWGATQEKGKTSDVLNAAMVPLIEPRRCNNKYVYDGLITPAMICAGFLQGTVDSCQGDSGGPLVTLKNDVWWLIGDTSWGSGCAQANRPGVYGNVTVFTDWIYRQMRADD